From a single Gimesia fumaroli genomic region:
- the flgK gene encoding flagellar hook-associated protein FlgK: protein MGLNAALSMAKQSLEIFGTGIQVSGQNISNAGTPGYIREELVLNAADPFRQGALVLGTGVEVSGIQQQIDLFLETRIHSANTEYSSIEERNLIYKQLEAELRELTEGDLSSGMNEFLATINNVVNQPNSIPDREFVINEAEKFAAEISSLRLRVNDLREVQSVNVENLVKEANELIDTIIELNPKISKLEASGLLQSDAGALRTQRYTALNRLSELIPIRYRERTDGAIDLFTGSDYLVLAGSSQKLTLETGTDRGVVTHEVLLSRTNSNISRTGGELKGVIEGRDDILGSFVDQLDTYTSNLIFEFNKIHASGEGTAGFEQLTAASSALDPTATLNSTQSGLPFQATHGSFQIKVTNKTTGLSNTTTINVDLDGIGADTTLNSLSAAIGGVANLSSSVSTDGRLSITAGSDYEFRFSNDSSGALAAIGINTLFTGADSSDIQINSVVQQNQQFLATGQGGGPSDGSNAVLLAAFAENPVDSLGGISLDGYYEKVVSNIAQASASEAALSEGALAFRESLLGQREQFSGVSIDEETINVLTYQRAYQSAARLVSTIDELFTILLNI, encoded by the coding sequence ATGGGACTTAATGCAGCGCTATCAATGGCCAAGCAGTCGCTTGAAATATTCGGGACCGGGATCCAGGTCTCCGGCCAGAATATTTCCAATGCGGGCACTCCCGGTTACATCCGTGAAGAATTAGTTCTCAACGCTGCCGATCCGTTTCGACAGGGGGCACTCGTTCTGGGGACGGGGGTTGAAGTCTCCGGGATTCAGCAGCAGATAGACCTGTTTCTGGAAACGAGAATTCATTCTGCAAATACGGAATACTCATCGATTGAAGAACGAAACCTGATTTATAAACAGCTGGAGGCTGAGTTAAGGGAACTGACAGAAGGCGACCTTTCCTCGGGCATGAATGAGTTTTTAGCGACCATCAATAATGTCGTGAATCAGCCGAATTCGATTCCGGATCGTGAATTTGTCATCAATGAAGCGGAAAAGTTTGCTGCGGAAATCAGCTCGTTGCGCCTGCGTGTGAATGATCTCCGGGAAGTGCAGTCGGTGAATGTTGAGAATCTGGTCAAAGAAGCCAATGAGCTGATTGATACGATCATTGAACTGAATCCCAAGATTTCCAAACTGGAAGCTTCCGGTCTGCTGCAAAGCGACGCTGGCGCACTCAGAACGCAACGTTATACTGCACTGAATCGACTTTCCGAATTGATTCCCATTCGCTATCGCGAACGTACCGATGGTGCCATTGATTTATTTACCGGTTCCGATTATCTGGTTCTGGCGGGATCCTCTCAGAAGCTGACGTTAGAAACGGGGACTGATCGCGGTGTCGTGACTCATGAAGTGCTACTCTCGCGGACGAACAGTAATATTTCGCGTACGGGTGGCGAGTTGAAAGGAGTGATCGAAGGCCGAGATGATATTCTGGGCAGCTTCGTTGATCAGCTGGATACATACACTTCGAATTTGATTTTTGAGTTTAACAAAATTCATGCGTCTGGTGAGGGGACGGCTGGTTTTGAACAATTGACGGCGGCGTCCAGTGCACTTGATCCGACGGCTACCTTGAATTCCACGCAGTCCGGGCTTCCTTTTCAGGCAACGCATGGCAGTTTTCAGATCAAGGTGACGAACAAAACCACGGGGTTATCCAATACGACGACGATTAACGTTGACTTGGATGGCATCGGCGCTGATACCACCTTGAACAGTCTCTCAGCAGCCATTGGTGGCGTCGCTAATTTGAGTTCTTCGGTTTCTACCGATGGACGACTCTCGATTACTGCCGGCTCTGATTACGAATTTCGTTTTTCCAATGACAGTAGTGGTGCCTTGGCTGCGATTGGCATTAATACCCTGTTCACAGGGGCTGACTCCAGTGATATTCAAATCAATTCGGTCGTCCAGCAGAATCAGCAGTTTCTGGCAACCGGTCAGGGAGGAGGTCCCTCTGACGGAAGCAACGCCGTCCTGCTGGCTGCTTTTGCAGAGAATCCGGTTGATTCTCTGGGGGGGATCAGTCTGGATGGATATTACGAAAAAGTCGTCTCGAACATCGCCCAGGCTTCTGCTTCTGAGGCCGCACTATCCGAAGGTGCGCTCGCTTTCAGAGAATCTCTGCTGGGGCAGCGCGAGCAGTTTTCCGGCGTCAGTATTGACGAAGAAACAATCAATGTTTTGACGTATCAGCGAGCCTATCAGTCGGCAGCACGGCTGGTCAGCACGATCGATGAGTTGTTTACGATTTTACTTAATATTTGA
- the flgL gene encoding flagellar hook-associated protein FlgL, whose translation MSIGPILPGRLPSTMLSERLKISLNDNARELVNLQQQVASGQLFSIASEAPGAALRTIILQSTYERQTQYQTNIGTSLSLLTMSESSLSSVGDALNQAKSISLLGVGDTVTESERLALANEIASLRTQVVNAGNTTFRGQYLFSGSQTNTTPFEERADGQVVYHGDNHQIQSYINVQTLLPNNYDGISAFAASTPEVGSDINPALSLQTRISDLNSGRGLNLGSITVTLDNGTPQTQTVDLSGAETIQDLKTVLEDAFSAGPLTLTVDVDPTSQNGLRFTPSAGTVAVSNVVGSTSATDLGIASTAVAQINGLDLDPGITLQTTLASLNGGTGIGSTTGTGLVINNGGKTVTVDLSTATTIEDVFNLIRTQDPDLNLGLNQSQNGLAISSRISGADFSIGENNGGTNAVGLGIETFSASTPLSELNYGRGVDVDSSNQLQVIRRDGTTINLDLSGSVTVQDVIDKINDFETFDGTTPLADLNLGQGVPVGATTLDITRRDASVVNVSLAGDATVQDVLDSINAVDPGNLVASIDPTTNAIQITDNSGAGPLSIASNVVSDALGLAVTEPGAINTVPLQGNFIPIKLQATLNTTGNGLTIFDASGTGPLEIPPIEIAYALGIDGIETGNDPLVGLVGKDPNPKESTGVISLLSRLETGLRNGDDREIERIGALLDVEIGRMTRVRADIGSRMKVLEEADNRLKDQEVKIEEAISNEFHTDLTEVIVEITQRQTAFEANLKITSQSLQLSLLSYL comes from the coding sequence ATGAGTATTGGTCCCATATTGCCAGGCCGCCTGCCTTCAACAATGCTTTCCGAACGCTTGAAGATTTCGCTGAATGACAATGCGCGAGAATTAGTCAATCTGCAACAACAGGTGGCAAGCGGGCAACTGTTTTCCATTGCCAGCGAAGCGCCCGGGGCGGCGCTGCGCACAATTATTCTGCAGTCAACGTACGAACGCCAGACGCAGTATCAGACAAATATTGGTACCAGCCTCAGTTTATTGACAATGAGTGAGTCGTCTCTGTCGAGTGTCGGAGACGCACTAAATCAGGCAAAGTCGATTTCACTGTTGGGCGTGGGGGATACGGTGACTGAATCCGAGCGCCTTGCGTTGGCGAATGAAATTGCCTCACTCAGGACGCAGGTTGTGAATGCCGGCAATACGACGTTTCGAGGACAGTACCTTTTTTCAGGAAGTCAGACAAACACGACTCCCTTCGAGGAACGGGCGGACGGCCAGGTAGTTTATCATGGTGATAATCATCAGATTCAATCCTATATCAATGTGCAAACATTGTTACCGAATAATTATGATGGGATTTCCGCATTTGCTGCCAGCACCCCTGAGGTCGGCAGCGATATCAATCCTGCTTTGAGTCTACAGACTAGAATTTCGGATTTGAACAGTGGTCGCGGTCTCAATCTGGGGTCCATCACAGTCACGTTGGACAATGGTACTCCGCAAACGCAAACAGTGGATCTCTCTGGTGCGGAAACCATCCAGGACCTCAAAACCGTGCTGGAAGATGCATTTTCGGCAGGCCCTTTAACGCTGACGGTTGACGTTGATCCGACCAGCCAGAATGGCCTGCGGTTCACTCCTTCCGCGGGTACAGTTGCCGTTTCCAATGTCGTGGGATCGACGTCCGCCACAGATCTGGGAATTGCCAGTACGGCTGTCGCGCAGATTAATGGACTGGATCTTGATCCGGGAATCACATTGCAGACGACATTGGCATCGCTGAACGGCGGCACGGGGATTGGCTCAACGACCGGCACTGGTCTGGTCATCAATAACGGCGGGAAAACTGTTACCGTTGACCTTTCAACAGCTACAACGATCGAAGATGTCTTCAATCTGATTCGTACACAAGACCCTGATCTCAATCTGGGGCTTAATCAGAGTCAGAACGGGTTGGCAATTTCCAGCCGCATCAGTGGAGCCGATTTCTCGATTGGTGAGAACAATGGAGGCACGAATGCCGTCGGCCTGGGAATCGAGACGTTCTCCGCGAGTACTCCTCTTTCCGAATTGAATTATGGTCGCGGAGTCGATGTTGATTCATCGAACCAGCTCCAGGTGATCCGTCGTGATGGAACAACCATCAATCTGGATCTCAGTGGTTCGGTCACAGTGCAGGATGTCATTGACAAGATCAACGATTTTGAAACGTTCGACGGAACCACACCACTGGCAGATCTGAATCTGGGGCAGGGCGTTCCCGTGGGCGCGACCACACTGGATATTACCCGCCGCGATGCTTCAGTGGTGAATGTAAGTCTGGCCGGTGATGCGACCGTGCAGGACGTCCTGGATTCGATTAATGCCGTGGATCCGGGAAATCTGGTTGCCAGTATAGATCCCACAACGAATGCCATTCAGATTACCGATAACTCGGGGGCGGGACCCTTGAGTATTGCCAGCAATGTCGTTTCTGATGCATTGGGGCTGGCGGTGACTGAGCCGGGGGCGATTAATACCGTGCCGTTGCAGGGGAACTTTATTCCGATCAAGCTGCAGGCCACACTGAATACGACCGGCAACGGTCTGACGATTTTTGATGCCTCGGGAACGGGGCCTCTGGAAATTCCGCCGATTGAAATTGCCTATGCACTGGGCATTGATGGTATTGAGACCGGCAATGATCCACTGGTGGGACTGGTTGGTAAAGATCCCAATCCCAAGGAGTCAACGGGCGTCATCAGTTTGCTGTCTCGGCTGGAAACGGGCTTGAGGAATGGCGATGATCGTGAAATTGAGCGGATTGGGGCGTTGCTGGATGTCGAAATCGGTCGAATGACCCGTGTGCGGGCTGATATCGGGAGCCGCATGAAGGTCCTTGAAGAGGCCGATAACCGCCTCAAGGATCAGGAAGTCAAAATAGAAGAGGCGATTTCCAACGAATTTCACACTGATCTGACAGAAGTGATCGTTGAGATTACTCAGCGACAGACGGCGTTTGAGGCGAATCTGAAAATCACTTCGCAGTCGCTCCAGTTGAGTTTGCTGTCCTACCTCTGA
- the rplM gene encoding 50S ribosomal protein L13, with protein MAKASTVDHQWFVVDADNQIVGRLATKIATVLMGKHKPTYTPHVDTGDYVVVVNCDRVRFSGKELAHDSHPYFSTKMLNKGYASYSGFPSGLKVVTAEKKLERGQSTQVLSEAVRRMLPKNKLGRQMLKKLKLFAGPTHEHQSQQPQDMPAHLLP; from the coding sequence ATGGCAAAAGCGTCTACTGTCGATCATCAATGGTTCGTTGTTGATGCAGATAATCAGATTGTGGGACGCTTGGCCACAAAGATTGCGACCGTTTTAATGGGCAAGCATAAGCCGACTTATACTCCCCATGTCGATACCGGGGACTACGTAGTCGTCGTAAACTGTGACAGAGTAAGGTTTTCCGGAAAGGAACTTGCTCACGACTCTCATCCCTACTTCTCAACGAAGATGCTGAATAAAGGCTATGCTTCGTATAGTGGATTTCCCAGCGGTTTGAAAGTCGTTACTGCCGAAAAAAAACTGGAACGGGGACAGTCAACACAAGTCCTTTCTGAAGCCGTTCGTCGGATGCTTCCCAAGAACAAGCTGGGGCGTCAGATGCTGAAGAAACTCAAGTTATTTGCAGGTCCGACTCACGAACATCAGTCGCAGCAACCTCAAGATATGCCCGCTCATCTGCTGCCATAA
- the rpsI gene encoding 30S ribosomal protein S9, producing the protein MENETPEENVTEETTEQQTPVEAETATSEEATADTMTTTSGVPELTLGSTLPTEGEGDAEDDVIKPEPVIRGKLDKHGVAMGTGRRKTAVARVRIKAGSGSLTINGGSLEDYLKVERDRQMVEAPLKATETFGKVDVWVRVNGGGTTGQTGAIVLGIARALEAYNNQFHETLSAGRFLTRDSRMVERKKFGFKKARKSFQFSKR; encoded by the coding sequence ATGGAAAATGAGACTCCGGAAGAAAACGTAACAGAAGAAACGACAGAGCAGCAGACACCGGTCGAAGCTGAGACAGCGACTTCAGAAGAAGCCACTGCCGACACAATGACGACGACTTCTGGTGTTCCTGAATTGACTCTGGGCTCCACTCTACCGACTGAAGGTGAAGGCGATGCGGAAGACGACGTCATCAAGCCGGAACCTGTTATTCGTGGTAAGCTGGACAAGCACGGTGTCGCCATGGGAACTGGTCGTCGTAAGACTGCTGTTGCCCGTGTTCGGATCAAAGCCGGTTCCGGAAGTCTGACGATCAACGGCGGTTCTCTGGAAGACTACCTGAAAGTCGAACGCGATCGCCAGATGGTCGAAGCACCTCTGAAGGCGACTGAGACATTTGGCAAAGTTGATGTCTGGGTCCGTGTTAACGGCGGTGGAACCACAGGTCAGACCGGAGCGATTGTTTTGGGTATCGCACGTGCTCTGGAAGCATACAATAACCAGTTCCATGAAACCTTGAGTGCCGGACGATTCCTGACGCGTGACAGCCGTATGGTTGAACGTAAGAAGTTTGGTTTCAAGAAAGCACGTAAGAGCTTTCAGTTCTCCAAGCGTTGA
- the mgtE gene encoding magnesium transporter: protein MYGRLLLPELQVMLNENDTEGIKEFCEALYPAVTAEILEELNSQDVWRVLACSTPEKQAEIFQFLALPQQIEIVGVIDREPLSKLIEEMAPDDRVDLLSRMDDDHVEELLPLIAQAERRDIRKLLSYPEDSAGAIMTTEYASLPENISVSQALERLRLQAPDSEIISYIYVVDEGRRLQGIVSLRELIFARPTRPLSELINRDVISVRVDDDQEFVAQQMAKYDFVAIPVVDRQNQLVGIVTHDDAIDIMQEEATEDAYRLAAVEPLEDSYLSTSLRTVIQKRIGWLIFLLVPSFLAAKVLEHYEAISDKYEWLVLFIPLILASGGNAGSQSATLIIRAMALESNIQQGDLRALLRKELQLGLLLGSGLSLISFFISWAFTGQLIQASVVGLAVFLVVLMGISAGGMLPMGFRKLGMDPALMSNPFITALVDILGLIIYFQVAMYLVS, encoded by the coding sequence ATGTATGGGCGATTATTGCTGCCAGAACTTCAGGTGATGCTGAATGAAAATGATACGGAAGGTATCAAAGAGTTCTGTGAGGCCCTCTATCCCGCGGTGACTGCAGAAATCCTGGAAGAGCTTAACAGCCAGGATGTATGGCGCGTGCTTGCCTGTAGTACTCCCGAAAAGCAGGCCGAGATATTTCAATTTCTCGCGCTGCCACAACAGATTGAAATTGTGGGTGTGATTGACCGGGAGCCTCTCTCCAAGCTGATCGAAGAGATGGCCCCTGACGACCGGGTCGACCTGTTGTCGCGGATGGATGATGATCATGTCGAGGAACTCCTGCCGTTAATTGCGCAGGCCGAACGGAGAGATATCCGCAAGCTGCTTTCCTATCCGGAAGACAGTGCCGGCGCGATAATGACGACCGAATATGCGTCTCTGCCGGAAAATATATCTGTATCGCAGGCACTGGAAAGATTGCGCCTGCAGGCACCAGACAGTGAAATTATATCCTATATCTATGTCGTTGATGAGGGGCGTCGTCTGCAGGGGATTGTTTCATTGCGTGAATTGATCTTTGCCCGTCCCACGCGTCCTCTGTCGGAGCTGATCAATCGAGATGTGATTTCCGTACGTGTGGATGACGACCAGGAATTTGTCGCACAGCAGATGGCAAAATATGACTTCGTAGCGATTCCTGTCGTCGATCGTCAAAACCAACTGGTCGGGATTGTGACGCACGACGATGCGATCGATATTATGCAGGAAGAAGCAACCGAAGACGCCTACCGTCTGGCTGCGGTCGAGCCATTGGAGGACAGCTATCTATCAACGTCGTTGCGGACGGTGATTCAGAAGCGGATAGGCTGGCTGATTTTTCTGCTGGTGCCTTCGTTTCTCGCCGCGAAGGTTCTGGAGCATTACGAAGCCATCTCAGACAAATACGAGTGGCTGGTTCTGTTTATCCCGCTGATTCTTGCCAGTGGGGGGAACGCAGGCTCTCAGTCGGCGACATTGATCATTCGTGCGATGGCGCTGGAGTCGAACATTCAGCAAGGCGATTTACGTGCTTTATTGCGAAAAGAACTGCAGCTGGGACTGTTGCTGGGGAGTGGGCTGTCTTTGATCAGCTTTTTCATTTCCTGGGCATTTACCGGGCAGTTGATTCAGGCGTCTGTTGTGGGGCTGGCCGTGTTTTTAGTCGTGTTGATGGGGATCTCGGCAGGAGGAATGCTGCCGATGGGATTCCGCAAGCTGGGGATGGACCCGGCGTTAATGTCGAACCCGTTTATTACTGCACTGGTCGATATTCTGGGCCTGATAATCTATTTTCAGGTCGCCATGTATCTGGTCAGCTGA